CGTTCGGCACGCCGATGCCGTTCGTCGACAGCGCCTTCTCGACCACGCGCGACCTCGTCTGCGTCACCGCCACCGACACCGCGCCGCTCTGTGGCGCACACCGCAACTCCGGGGTTCGGAAGTACGCCACGGTGCCGCAGAACACGGAGTACCACGCCGAGATGGGGCTGCGTGTCCTCCTGTCGGCGCTGGTCCGTACCGCGGCGCGGTACGACACCGCTGCCGTCCCCGTCCTCTCGCACGTGACGCGCCACTACGCGCGGACGTATCTCGAACTCGACCACCGCGCGACGAGCGCCGACGCCGCCGTCGAAGAGCTGGGCTACGTCCACCACTGTGACGACTGCCTCCACCGCACTCACGAGTTCGGGCTCGTCGCTCACCCACCGGTCGACTGCCCGGCCTGTGGGTCGTCGGTCCGGACCGCCGGCCCCATCTGGCTCGGAGCGGTCCGCGACGCCGCGTTCACCCGCGCGGTCCGCGAGCGCGTGACCGACGACATGGGCGAGGCGAAGGCGGCCCGGTCGCTGCTCGACACGCTCGCTTCGGAGGTCGACGCACCGACCCACTACGACCAACATCGCCTGTGCAAGCAGTGGGGCGTCCCTGCCCCCGGGATGGACGAGTTCGTCGGCGCGCTTCACCACGCCGGCCACGACGCCTCCCGAGCCCACTACCACGGGACGGCGCTGAAGACGCCCGCGACGGTCGCCGAGATCCGCGCGGCGACGGCGGAGCTGTTCTGAGCGCGGCGGGCGTCTCTCCCGGTGCGTCGGTGGCCGGAGGCGTCGTCTTCTTGTATCGGCGGATTGAAAGCTCGCCCGACGATGTCCACGCTCTCTCGGACGCAGACCGCACGGGCCGTCGTGAACACGGTCCGCGACAAGGAGGTGACGTTCCTCGCGGCGAGCATCTCCTACTACATCCTCGTCTCGCTCGTCCCCCTGTTGGTGTTGGCGCTCGTCGCCGCCGCGCTCGTCGGCGGGGAGACGTTCAGCGCACGGGTCATGGCCTTCGTCCGCGCCAACCTGCCGGCGGGTGAGGGGCTCGTCTCCCAGGCGCTCGGCAACCAGACCTCACAGGGTGGGCTCGGTCTGTTGAGCCTGCTGCTGACCGTCTGGGGGGCGCTCAAAGTGTTCCGCGGACTCGACACGGCGTTCGGTCGGATCTACGCCGTCGCCGCGCGCGGGATCGTCGACCAGCTGAAAGACGGCGCGGCCGCACTCGCGTCGATCGGGGTCGGGGTCGCCGGGGTGTTGGTGCTGGGGAGCCTCATCGCGGTGATCGACTCCGTCGTCGTCGGACTGCTCGGGCCGTTCCTCCTCCTGGGAACGCTCGTCGTCGCCTTCCTCCCACTCTACTACATCCTCCCGGACGCCGACGTCACCGTCCGTGAGGTGCTCCCGGGGACGGTGTTCGCCGCGGTGGGCTGGTCGGTCCTCGGCACGGGGTTCGGCATCTACGCCCAGGAGGTCGGCGGGAGCGTCGCCGGCGCGCTCGGCGCGCTGCTCCTCCTGATGACGTGGTTTTATCTCTCGGGCATCCTCATCCTCACCGGTGCGGTCATCAACGCCGTCACGGGCGGCCGGACGGGCGGGGGAGACGAGAACCGGGACCGGCAGGTACAACACCCGGGAGACCGACGTGACAGATCGACGGAAATGAGCGAGGGCGAGACAGAACGGCACGAGACCATCGAACCGCGCGGCGCACCCGACATCTCCGAACTCGAAGATCGGGTCGAGGAGTTGCGAGCCGACCTCGACGACTTCGAACGGGACGTCGACGACCGGACGCTCCCGAAGGCGGACGTCGAGGCGGAGCTGAAACGCTACGTCCGCCGTCGGATGCGCCGCGGCAAGGCCCGCGGTTGGGGGCCGTACCTCGTGCTCCTCTACGGAACGGTGATGACGCTCGGGGCCTTCTTCTTCCTCGACGGGGTCTGGGCCATCGTCGCCATGCTCGTCCTCTTCCTCTCCACGCTGGGACTGTACACCCTCTTTCTCATCGTCGGGATCGGGTTCAACGTCCTCTCTGTCCCCGGCAAGGCCGCCGACGCGGTGCGTGACCGCCGGAGCTGAGTCTCCCCTTCGATCACCGCTCGTCTCGCCCGCGCCCCGCGGCGCTGCTTCCTCGTCTCGTTCGATCGACGTGACCGACCGGCGTGGCCGGCCCGGTCTCAGCCCTGCGGCGTCACGGTTACGTCGATCACGTCCGCGACTGCGGGGTAGCTGAAGCCGTCGTCCACCTCGGCGATCGGTCTGACGCCGGCCATTTCCTCGTCGCCCGTGTCGGGGCCGGACTGTCGCGGTGCCTGGTTCGGGCCCGTCCCCGGCTCCTCGTTGACTTCCGTTCCGGCGTCCCACAGCGTCACCCGCTCGGTCACGTCGCCGTCGATCGGCTCGCCGTCCGCGAAGAGCGCGATCCCCGCCGGATCGGGCGCGTAGAAGAGGTCGTTCGACTGGACGAACATCGTCGCGAACGAGAGCCGTGCGTCGTGCCCGCCCTCGATCTCGAACTCGTAGGCGTCGCCGGGTGCGAGTGGACCGGCCGAGGCGGCCCCCGCGGGTGTGTCGAACGCCGCGCTGGCCGCCGCCGTCTCCATCCCGCCGAGCGACTCGGCCAGCCTGCCGGGCATCCCGTCCTCGGCGAGCCGTTCGAGCCCCTCGCTCGCGGCCCCGCCTCGCTCGAAAAGGACGCCCGGCTCCGTGTGGACCGCGAACAGCCCCGGCGAGAGGGGGACGGCCACGCTCGCCTCCATCGTCCGGATCGTACTCCCCGTCGAGACGTTCTCGATCCGAACCCGGAAACGCTGGACGGCCGAGCCGTCCATCGGCCCGTCGGTCATCTCCGACTCGGTCATCTCTTGGTCGTCCATCCCGGACTCGGTCATCCCCTCGCCGTCCATGTCGGCGTCGGTCATCTCCGACTCGGTCATCTGCCCGTCGCTCATCTCGGTGCCGCTCGTTCCTGACTCGGTCATCGCCGACTCCGTCGGGGTGGTGTCGCCACCGCTCCCGCCGGCACAGCCGGCCAGGCCGGCCAGTAGCGCGCCGCCACCGAGTCGTAAGAAGCGTCGCCTGTTCGGGGCACTGGTACCGTCGTCGGTCATCGTTGACTCACGATCCGGACGTGGCGACGTCTCCGCATGAAAATTTTTCAAACTTCTTATACAATGACCCTCGACTTCGGGGGGACTCTCTCCCAAATTCGACTCGACTCCCGCGTCCCTCGGGAGCCGTTGCGGCGGACGCTCGCGAAGAACACGCTCTCGTCGTTCCCGCCGCGCGAAGGCAGCCCGCCGGTGACCGTGACCGACGACTCGTGGCGGGCCGCCAGACGCCACCGCCGGGGCGACGATACAACCGACGAGGGGGACGCCCGATCACGCGGCGCGGGCGCGGCCGTCCGGACGCCGTCATCCCCGACAGTCCGCCGGACACGACCCGCCGGGCCGGCGTCTCGCCGTCTCAGACGGCCCGCTCGCGTCGGAGCCACCACGCGACCGCGCCCGCGCTCGCGACGACCGCGAGGGCGGCGACGACCGCGGGGTTCGACTCCACCGTCCGCGACAGCGGCCCGAGGACGTAGTCGATGGGCGCGCGCTCGCCGCTGCCCGAGTAGACGAGCCACACCAGCGCCGCGTTGTAGATCGCCCAGCCACCGAAGGAGTAGACGGTGAACCGCTGGAGGTCCATGCGGGCGAAGCCGGCGGGCACCGAGATCGGCGTCCGGAGGACGGGGACGACCCGTCCCCAGAACATGAGTCCCTCGCCCCAGCGACGGAACCACGCCTTGCTCCGTTCGACCTCCGACTCGGGGACTCTGAGAACGTGGCCGTACCGCTGGAGGATCCGGTCGCCGTTGACGCCGAAGAGGTAGTACGCCAGCAGGCTCCCGATCACGGCCCCGACGGTCCCGACGACGACGAACAGCGCGAACTCCGTCGGGGTCGAGACCAGATACGCCGCGGCGAACGGGATGACGACCTCCGAGGGGGCGAAGTGGATGATCCACGCCGTCTCGAGCACGATGAAGACGAACAGCGCGAGGTAGCCGTACGCCTCGACGAAGGCGATGATCCCGTCGGTGAGCGCCTGGACCGTGACCACATCACCGGGTAGGAACCACCGCAGTATATGTCTCTTGTCTCGTCTTCTCTTCCATGCGCGGACTCGGTGAACTCGCAGTCGTTGCTGAGTTCCCCCCTGTCGTCGTCGAACTGTTCGGCCTCCTCACCCGCCTCGGCGACCCGTGGGCGCTCCTCGGCGGCCTCGCCCTGCTGTACGCCGTCGCCGACCGGATCGGGCTCGACCGGCGTCGCGTCGGGTTCGTCTTCGCCACCGCCTTCGTCGCCCTCGGGGTGACGCTCGCGCTGAAGTCCACCTTCGCGCTCCCGCGTCCCCCCGGCGCGCTCGAAGACGGCTACGGCTTCCCGAGCGGCCACGCTCTCGGGGCGACCGTCGTGTGGGGGACGGCCGCGGTCGCGCTCGACGTCGGGCGTCGTCGCCGCCGTCTCGCCCTCGCGGCGAGCGTGGTCCCCGTCGTCGCCGCCTCCCGCGTCGTCATCGGCGTCCACTACCTCGTCGACGTCGTCGTCGGCACCGCCGTGGGACTCGCCCTCGTCGGCGTCGTCCTCGCGGCCACGTGGCGCGACCGCGGCCAGCCACCCACCCACGCCGCCGTCGACCGGGTGTTCGCCATCGCCGCCGCTGCCGCCCTCGTCGCCCTCTTCCTGTCGGGCTCCGTGAACACGCTCCTGACCGTCGGCGGAGCGCTCGGCGGGTGGGTCGGCTGGCGCGCCGTCGAACCGACGGTCGCGTCCGTCGGCCCGTCGCTCTCCCCGCGCGGGACGGCGGTCGCGACCGTCGGCCTCCCGGTCGTCCTCGGGGGCCTCCTCTCGGTCGGTGCCGCCGCGGAGGCGTCGGCCATCCCCGACCTGCTGACGATGGGGCTCGCCGGCGGGTGCGTCGGGCTGCTGTTCGTGCTACCGCGCGTAGCCGCACGGCTCGTCGAGTGAACTCTCGGGACTGCCACGGCGTTCACGCCCCGGGGACGGCCGACGCGGACGCCGTCGGCTCCGTAGTCAGTATAAAAAACGCGGTCGTGGGTGTGGCGTCGCGGTCAGAACTTCTCGAGGTACTGGTCGAGCTCCCACTGGGAGACGTCGACGCGGAACTCGTCGTACTCGTGCGTCTTGGCCTCGATGAACTTCTCGGTGACGTGCGACCCGAGCGCGCTCTGGACGACCTCGTCGGCCTCCAGCGCGTCGAGCGCCTCGCCGAGGTTCGACGGCAGGGTAGTGATGCCGTACTCCTCGCGCTTGGCCTCGTCGAACTCGTAGATGTTCTCGCGGATCGGGTCGGGGGCGTCGAGGTCCTGCTCGATGCCGTCCAGGCCGGCGTGGATGAGCGCGGCGAGCGCGAGGTACGGGTTGCACGACGGGTCGGGGAAGCGTGCCTCGATACGCGAGGCGGCCGGGACGCGTGCGGCCGGCTTGCGGATGAGCGCCGAGCGGTTCCGGTCGGACCACGCGACGTAGACGGGTGCCTCGTAGCCGGGGACGAGTCGCTTGTAGCTGTTGACCGTCGGGTTGGTGACGGCGGCGAGCGCCGGGGCGTGTTCGAGGATGCCCGCGAGGAACGCGTGGGCCGTCTCGCTCAGGTTGAACTCGTCGTCGTCGTCGTGGAACGCGTTCTCGCCGTCCGTGAACAGCGAGATGTGCGTGTGCATCCCGGAGCCGTTGATACGCGGGATGGGCTTCGGCATGAACGTCGCGTGGAGGTCGTGTTCGGCCGCGATGGCGCGGACGACCATCCGGAAGGTCGCGACGTTGTCCGCGGTCGTGAGCGCGTCGTCGTACTCGAAGTTGATCTCGTGCTGACCACGGGCGACCTCGTGGTGGCTGGCCTCCATCTCGAAGCCCATGCTCTCGAGGCCGTAGATGATGTCACGGCGAACGTCCGACGCGAGGTCCTTGGGGGCGACGTCGAAGTAGCCGCCCTGGTCCGCGGTGTTGGTCGTCGCACGGCCGTTTTCGTCCTCCTCGAAGAGGAAGAACTCCGGTTCGGGCGCGGCGTTCACTTCGTAGCCCATCTCCTCCGCCCGGGCGAGCGCCTGCTTCAGGACGTATCGCGGGTCGCCCGTGAACGGCTCGCCGGTCGAGGTGTCGATGACGTCACAGATGAGTCGCGCGGAGGAGCCCGACTCGTCGGTGCGCCACGGCAGAACCGCGAACGTCT
This Salinigranum marinum DNA region includes the following protein-coding sequences:
- a CDS encoding tRNA (guanine(26)-N(2))-dimethyltransferase; this translates as MLVTEGGVEIDVPEARDGASEGSGDGVFFNPTQELNRDVTVAVLRAYRERDPRATSYLDAMAASGIRGVRAGVEGYDVTCADVDADAVALADANLARNGVDGRVANRDVNALMHEEGPFDVVDIDPFGTPMPFVDSAFSTTRDLVCVTATDTAPLCGAHRNSGVRKYATVPQNTEYHAEMGLRVLLSALVRTAARYDTAAVPVLSHVTRHYARTYLELDHRATSADAAVEELGYVHHCDDCLHRTHEFGLVAHPPVDCPACGSSVRTAGPIWLGAVRDAAFTRAVRERVTDDMGEAKAARSLLDTLASEVDAPTHYDQHRLCKQWGVPAPGMDEFVGALHHAGHDASRAHYHGTALKTPATVAEIRAATAELF
- a CDS encoding YihY/virulence factor BrkB family protein; this translates as MSTLSRTQTARAVVNTVRDKEVTFLAASISYYILVSLVPLLVLALVAAALVGGETFSARVMAFVRANLPAGEGLVSQALGNQTSQGGLGLLSLLLTVWGALKVFRGLDTAFGRIYAVAARGIVDQLKDGAAALASIGVGVAGVLVLGSLIAVIDSVVVGLLGPFLLLGTLVVAFLPLYYILPDADVTVREVLPGTVFAAVGWSVLGTGFGIYAQEVGGSVAGALGALLLLMTWFYLSGILILTGAVINAVTGGRTGGGDENRDRQVQHPGDRRDRSTEMSEGETERHETIEPRGAPDISELEDRVEELRADLDDFERDVDDRTLPKADVEAELKRYVRRRMRRGKARGWGPYLVLLYGTVMTLGAFFFLDGVWAIVAMLVLFLSTLGLYTLFLIVGIGFNVLSVPGKAADAVRDRRS
- a CDS encoding spondin domain-containing protein, whose amino-acid sequence is MTDDGTSAPNRRRFLRLGGGALLAGLAGCAGGSGGDTTPTESAMTESGTSGTEMSDGQMTESEMTDADMDGEGMTESGMDDQEMTESEMTDGPMDGSAVQRFRVRIENVSTGSTIRTMEASVAVPLSPGLFAVHTEPGVLFERGGAASEGLERLAEDGMPGRLAESLGGMETAAASAAFDTPAGAASAGPLAPGDAYEFEIEGGHDARLSFATMFVQSNDLFYAPDPAGIALFADGEPIDGDVTERVTLWDAGTEVNEEPGTGPNQAPRQSGPDTGDEEMAGVRPIAEVDDGFSYPAVADVIDVTVTPQG
- a CDS encoding DedA family protein, which encodes MVTVQALTDGIIAFVEAYGYLALFVFIVLETAWIIHFAPSEVVIPFAAAYLVSTPTEFALFVVVGTVGAVIGSLLAYYLFGVNGDRILQRYGHVLRVPESEVERSKAWFRRWGEGLMFWGRVVPVLRTPISVPAGFARMDLQRFTVYSFGGWAIYNAALVWLVYSGSGERAPIDYVLGPLSRTVESNPAVVAALAVVASAGAVAWWLRRERAV
- a CDS encoding phosphatase PAP2 family protein; protein product: MRGLGELAVVAEFPPVVVELFGLLTRLGDPWALLGGLALLYAVADRIGLDRRRVGFVFATAFVALGVTLALKSTFALPRPPGALEDGYGFPSGHALGATVVWGTAAVALDVGRRRRRLALAASVVPVVAASRVVIGVHYLVDVVVGTAVGLALVGVVLAATWRDRGQPPTHAAVDRVFAIAAAAALVALFLSGSVNTLLTVGGALGGWVGWRAVEPTVASVGPSLSPRGTAVATVGLPVVLGGLLSVGAAAEASAIPDLLTMGLAGGCVGLLFVLPRVAARLVE
- the glnA gene encoding type I glutamate--ammonia ligase translates to MTDEHTAPDGGLTDEAQAVLDEIDEKDVDFLRLQFTDILGTIKNVAVPASQAEKAFTEGIYFDGSSIEGFVRIQESDMRLKPDPETFAVLPWRTDESGSSARLICDVIDTSTGEPFTGDPRYVLKQALARAEEMGYEVNAAPEPEFFLFEEDENGRATTNTADQGGYFDVAPKDLASDVRRDIIYGLESMGFEMEASHHEVARGQHEINFEYDDALTTADNVATFRMVVRAIAAEHDLHATFMPKPIPRINGSGMHTHISLFTDGENAFHDDDDEFNLSETAHAFLAGILEHAPALAAVTNPTVNSYKRLVPGYEAPVYVAWSDRNRSALIRKPAARVPAASRIEARFPDPSCNPYLALAALIHAGLDGIEQDLDAPDPIRENIYEFDEAKREEYGITTLPSNLGEALDALEADEVVQSALGSHVTEKFIEAKTHEYDEFRVDVSQWELDQYLEKF